The Sulfurimonas hydrogeniphila genome includes a window with the following:
- a CDS encoding MFS transporter translates to MKSIDKNVVYIGWVSFFTDMSSNMVTTLLPVFVVYVLNEGVDKLGIIIAIATFISYAFRILFGYLSDKYQIVKPFLVAGYLLSTVSKPLLGFSHSFISVALLQGVERMGKAIRSASKDSLISSYVKNNAHGRTFGFHKMLDIAGELSGAFLIFVIFMFIAQDEKSIRFIFELTIIPGLIAVAIVVFLVKDAPKKIKKDKQVINKEDYKLLPVLFIYFGFLFFIMSDQFFILKARNEGFSLATIPLLVMMLTAVQTLMSYYGGVLSDKIGVIRVLLLSFVFGIVSISMLNINLWLAFAFLGLFTVFSLNATRAYISEYANSKGFVYGIFYGGIAVFSALGAIVIGYIWKNYGFENAVIVSEGGMGVMFLTLLVWNIFEKSRYSRA, encoded by the coding sequence ATGAAAAGTATAGATAAAAATGTAGTATATATAGGCTGGGTCAGTTTTTTTACAGATATGTCATCAAACATGGTTACTACTCTTTTACCTGTTTTTGTCGTCTATGTTTTGAATGAAGGGGTTGATAAGCTTGGAATTATTATCGCTATTGCAACATTTATATCCTATGCTTTTCGAATTCTTTTTGGATATTTAAGTGATAAATATCAAATAGTGAAACCGTTTCTTGTTGCAGGGTATCTTTTATCGACTGTTTCTAAACCATTGTTGGGTTTTTCACACAGTTTTATAAGTGTCGCATTATTGCAGGGGGTCGAAAGAATGGGTAAAGCCATACGAAGTGCTTCAAAAGACTCGCTTATCAGCAGTTATGTTAAAAACAATGCGCATGGCAGAACTTTTGGTTTTCATAAAATGCTCGATATTGCCGGAGAATTGAGTGGAGCATTTTTAATTTTTGTCATTTTTATGTTTATTGCGCAAGATGAAAAATCAATAAGATTCATTTTTGAACTGACGATCATACCAGGGTTGATTGCGGTTGCCATAGTAGTCTTTCTTGTAAAAGATGCACCAAAAAAGATAAAAAAAGATAAGCAGGTTATTAACAAGGAGGATTATAAGTTACTTCCGGTCCTGTTTATCTATTTCGGATTTTTGTTTTTTATCATGAGTGACCAGTTTTTTATTTTAAAGGCGAGAAATGAGGGTTTTTCTTTGGCAACTATTCCGCTTCTTGTAATGATGCTGACGGCTGTACAGACTCTTATGAGTTATTATGGCGGAGTTTTAAGTGACAAGATAGGTGTTATCAGGGTGTTGTTGCTTTCTTTTGTTTTTGGTATTGTCTCTATATCTATGTTAAATATAAATCTATGGCTGGCATTTGCTTTTTTGGGTCTATTTACTGTTTTTAGTTTAAATGCTACCCGTGCCTACATTTCTGAATATGCAAATTCCAAAGGATTTGTTTACGGTATTTTTTATGGCGGCATTGCTGTTTTTAGTGCTTTGGGAGCAATTGTTATAGGGTATATTTGGAAAAATTACGGTTTTGAAAATGCAGTGATAGTAAGTGAAGGAGGCATGGGAGTAATGTTCTTGACACTACTCGTCTGGAATATATTTGAAAAATCTCGATATTCCAGGGCGTAA
- a CDS encoding YbgC/FadM family acyl-CoA thioesterase translates to MQIRVYYEDTDTGGVVYHSNYLNFCERARSEAFFKKNMTPVLENGHFVARKVTADFYKSAKLGDMLEIYTKLVTMKAASFTLSQEIYKENEKIFELEILLVYIDFDGKVQKLDNESKELILSLF, encoded by the coding sequence GTGCAAATACGAGTCTATTACGAAGATACAGACACCGGTGGTGTCGTGTACCATTCAAACTATTTAAATTTTTGCGAAAGAGCACGCAGTGAAGCTTTTTTTAAAAAAAATATGACACCTGTTTTGGAAAACGGGCATTTTGTGGCCCGTAAAGTTACCGCAGATTTTTATAAAAGTGCTAAACTTGGTGATATGCTTGAGATATATACAAAACTAGTTACAATGAAAGCAGCTTCCTTTACACTGAGTCAGGAAATTTATAAAGAAAATGAAAAAATATTTGAATTGGAAATTCTTTTGGTATATATTGATTTTGACGGGAAAGTACAGAAATTAGATAATGAAAGCAAAGAACTCATTCTCTCTTTATTTTAG
- a CDS encoding tyrosine-type recombinase/integrase, with translation MAKSKKREKVNYLEYTFTIFEKYNIWQLSFVLEKGKSPKKKTTGLKATPSNLLIIKKEIIPQIVEVLTGKIKNFEDEENKEYTVEEWAEEFFLVYKGTVRPHVFKRNHRHFLNQIKPYFDHRKLESIKPIEIEKWQNKLLEKYKYSTVQKYRSVFLSILDKAVDNDIIRKNPVRKVKSPKVLAKKKDNDESKKMTVLNPFSEKEMEIIISSATGYLRNFIALMYTTGIRPGEIIALRWKDIDFDKKQISIGKTIVNGIEGDTKTDSSDRDVDILPQAEIALKKQFQLTGCQEFVFLSSFHKRFYSHDIIAVQFKVLLKNSGVKVRTLYNLRHTFASQMISKGIDILWVSKMLGHKNPQITLKIYAKYIQENDDVRLDNISKIGANFGANILEEAKKSNK, from the coding sequence TTGGCTAAATCAAAAAAAAGAGAAAAAGTGAATTATTTAGAATATACATTCACGATATTTGAAAAGTATAATATATGGCAACTTTCGTTTGTCCTTGAAAAAGGAAAATCTCCGAAGAAAAAAACTACTGGGTTAAAGGCAACACCTTCAAATTTACTTATCATTAAAAAAGAAATTATTCCTCAGATAGTGGAGGTTCTTACAGGTAAAATTAAAAATTTTGAAGATGAGGAAAATAAGGAGTATACTGTTGAAGAATGGGCTGAAGAATTTTTTTTAGTTTACAAGGGAACCGTTCGTCCTCATGTATTTAAGCGGAATCATAGACATTTTTTGAATCAGATAAAACCATATTTTGATCACCGAAAACTAGAATCAATAAAACCAATAGAAATTGAAAAATGGCAAAATAAACTTTTGGAAAAATATAAATATTCGACAGTGCAAAAATATCGTTCAGTCTTTCTCTCTATACTGGATAAAGCCGTAGATAATGACATCATTAGAAAAAACCCTGTAAGAAAAGTTAAATCACCAAAAGTTTTAGCAAAAAAGAAGGATAATGATGAAAGCAAAAAAATGACGGTTTTAAATCCTTTTTCAGAAAAAGAAATGGAAATAATTATTTCAAGTGCTACAGGTTACTTAAGAAACTTTATTGCTCTTATGTATACAACAGGGATAAGACCAGGTGAAATTATAGCTTTAAGGTGGAAAGATATTGACTTTGATAAAAAGCAAATAAGTATTGGTAAAACGATAGTTAATGGAATAGAAGGAGATACAAAAACAGATTCATCAGATAGAGATGTTGATATATTACCTCAGGCTGAAATAGCATTAAAAAAACAATTTCAGTTGACAGGATGTCAGGAGTTTGTGTTTTTAAGTAGTTTTCATAAGCGATTTTATTCGCACGATATTATTGCTGTGCAATTTAAAGTGTTATTAAAAAACAGTGGCGTAAAAGTTAGAACATTGTATAATCTGCGTCATACATTTGCATCACAAATGATAAGCAAAGGTATTGATATTTTATGGGTCAGTAAAATGCTTGGACATAAAAATCCGCAAATTACATTAAAAATTTATGCCAAATATATTCAAGAGAATGATGATGTAAGACTAGATAATATTTCTAAAATTGGAGCGAATTTTGGAGCGAATATTTTAGAAGAGGCTAAAAAGTCCAATAAATAG